TGGCGTTCAAAACGCTAGCAGTTACGTTCTTATTGGCTACAGTGCCTTTGCCGATCATCGCCATGAATAACAAGAAGCTCTTTCCGGAACTCAATAAGAGTGGTAAGAATGTGTTGACGTTGGTATCAGCGTTGTTGCTCTTTCATCACTTTTTGATGACCTTCATCTTCGTGATGTTCCTGAAAGGCGAAGTCTTATTCTGATCGGACCTAGTCCAGCGTGTAAAGTGGCCAGAAGTCCTGATCTATTCGTCTATTGATCTCCGCGACCCATTATTGAACCGCCTCTCTATCTTGGGGCCTTAATGTGCTTGATCATCGTCGCTATTGGAGAACACCCTGAGTTCCCCTTGATCATTGCTGCCAATCGCGATGAATTCTTTGAGCGCCCAGCAAGACAAGCTGAGTTCTGGAATGATGCGCCACATATTCTAGCAGGTAAAGACCTACGCCGTGGTGGAACTTGGTTGGGAGTGACCAGAACGGAACGGTTCGCAGCGCTTACGAACTTTCGGGATCTCTCCCGTCCTATCGCTAATGGCCCTTCTCGTGGAGAACTTGTGCGCAATGCGTTGGATGCTGATATCGACCCTACGAGTTCGGAACAATACGATGGCTTCAATCTAATTTATGGGCCTATGGATGCGTTGAGATATCACAACAACATTGATGGGTCGGATCTGCTGTTGAGCTCCGGCATTCATGGATTGAGCAATCATTTATTGGATACGCCATGGCCGAAAGTGGTTTCTGCCAAAATAGCTGTTGCAGCTGCAATGGATGGATCGACCGATCTTCTTGTGGATCGTCTTTTTTCTGTGCTTGGTTCTGCCGAACGTGCATCAGATAGTGACCTTCCTAAAACCGGTGTTCCGCTTGAGTGGGAGCGATCCTTGTCTTCAATTTTCATTGCAACGAACGGTTATGGCACGCGTTGCTCAACGGTTCTCCTGGTCGACTTGCATGGAACGGTGACGTTCGAGGAAAGGACTCATTCGCCTGTTGCTTTACCAGCGGTTAAGTTCAGCTTTAAGGTCTGAAGCTTCCACTGTTCGATCCGTGAACTGAATCATTGACTTGAACAAACTCGATCCTACTGAAACTATTTGTAACACGGTTGCGTTATAAAGGCAGGGTTCGGGAAACCGTTCCCAAGGCATACTGATCACCAAGGGAAACTGCCTCGCGGCGTTAAAAATCCCGATCCGGGCCCGTAAGCCGGGAGATCAGGAAGAAATGAAACCAGCCCCGTAAGGCTGGTTTCGCCGTTTCTGAATGTTTCGTTTCAGGATCAATGCGCTCCAATAATAAGCCGTTGTGAATAAGAGCCGACCCGAAGAATATGCATACCGACGGCCAAACCCTGAAGATCGAGGCTTGCTGAGTTCTTGTTCACCACTTTGGTTACAACGGACTTGCCCTGTGCATCGTAAAGGATGATCGATCCTAATGGTTCTGAACCCGAATTCGATATATAAGCCGTGGTCCCTATGATCTGGATCGACGGTTCATTAGCAAGAGCCACATTGGGTAATCCATTCGTACCGTCGATACACGCTTCGAAGAGATCGAATTCAAGTGGGGTAGGCAAGGACCACACGACCGGTGTGTTTGGTCCATTAAGCCAGCCCGCAGCCTGTATACCGAATGTGGATTGTCCACCAGAAGGCGGATCTTGCGGGAAACAATCCATTGTATAGCTGCCCGGTGGAAGGCAGATCGTGTCCTGAACGTATTGGATCGTATCGGTCATTGTCCAGGTGCCTGAACCCATGATGTTTGCATTCGTATCACTAATGGTCCAATCAAATTCACCAATGGCCAACCCTCCCCCGAAATTTTGGATCGTCGGATAAACCGCAACGCATGGATCGGCCGGGCACAGATCGAACAAGGGAGTCCAAGAGCACGCGAGTTCGGTCGTAAAACCGGTCCACAGTTCCAAGGTGCCAAGGAATGGACTTTCAGGAACGACCGCACCTTGAACTAGTGGCAGAACATGCCAATTATCAATCCCGATACCAAAGAAATTCGTGATCTCCATCGCTAATGTATCGCCATTCGCATCGAATAGAATGAAGTTCGGATAGTCGAACAGGGTATTCAAGTTCATGTTAGATACATGGATCACGATCGAGGTATCGGTGAATGGATGCCACTGGATGCTGATAACGTCTAAACTATCGCATGCTGCTCCTCCCGTAGTTACTTCAAAGAAATGTTGGCCCACAGCGGCGAGATCATCCACCTGTGTACCGTTGATCACAATGGTATACTGGCCGGCATCGAGCATGCCGAGCGTTATTGTTTCAGTGTGTGGTACGATCACTGTGGCCCCACCATCATCCATTGCAGTGATATAAATATTCACCACATTGTTCGTTATTGTAGCGCTTGCCGCACTGACGTATGCTCCGGTGCTGGATAGGCCACCGGTCAGTTCGATCGATACATTATCCGCTGTTGTGGGATCGTTAGGTTGCACATCAATATCACTGATGTAGAAATAGGTCTGCGCATTCAATTGAAATGCGAATGTGATGATCAACGAGGAGAGTATGATTCGTAGCATGAGAAAGGGTTTGCAAATGAGACGGCTCGAACGGTTAAAAAGCTGCCTCAGCTCTTCATATTATCGAAGGTCAACGGCAACTCGAAGTCCTTTTCTTTACAAAGAGCCATCATCGCCTGAAGGTCGTCTATCTTTTTACCGGTCACCCGGATCATATCATCCATGATCTGTGGCTGCACTTTCAAACCACTTTCCTTAATCGCTTTAATGATCTTCTTCGCTGTTTCGCGCTCTATCCCTTGCTTGATCTTGATGATCCGATAAAGCACTTTTCCGCTTGGCACCGGTTCCTCCGAAAGATCATAACTGCGCACATCAACTTTCTGCTTGCCACTACGCTCCAACAATAGATCCAGAATGGAATCAAGTTTCATGTGATCCTCCGTGCTGATCTTGATCGTGAGTGCTTTTTGATCCGCTTCTACTTTGCTATTCGTACCGCGCAGATCATAGCGTGATTCGAGTTCGCGTTTAACAACGTTCACGGCGTTATCGAGCATTTGAAGGTCGACTTTCGAAAGGATATCTACGGATGGCATGGTGGATCTGCGTGCTAGTTCACCGCGAAGATATGATCAGCATAAGAACCATCAGTGAACGGCTTAATCAGAAGTAAGCGGTTATCACACATGAACCCCAAGCATGGTCACGTCCTGTGGTGAATTGGCGCGTAATGAAACTCTTGGTGTAACTAAGTCCGATCCCGCGGTAGCGGAGCGTTACTCCGCCCTCTGCAAAAAGCACGATCCGTTCCATATTCGTCGGTGCGATCACGTGCGGATCATAAGTGTTGAAGAGTCCTCCTTGAAAGGTGGCATCGTAACCAACAAAGCGAGCATTCCCTTGCAAGAATGTACTGATCCGAAGTTTCTTCAGGATATCCACGGGTTCATCAAAGTGTGAATTGAACAGACCGATCTCTCCTCGCAAGTTCACGTCCGCGTGTGTTCGAAAGCTTCCAACAGTTGCACCAGCCCCACCGCTGATCTCGGCGAATCGCGATGCGATCAACCGTTGGTCGAACTGTAGTGCGTAATTCACGATCACATCGTTCTGTATCTGGAATTGCCAACCCAAGGGTTCAATATTATTCAGTGCTTTATGGATCCCACGCTGTTCTCCGGCACACAAGGCGCATGGCCCGATAATGCCAATGGAAAGCGCTGATGTAAGCTGTTCTTTCCGATCCGTGTTGGTGGATTTTGAACGTTGGCCGATGTACAATGCTGCTGCGAAAGGACGATCGGTGCGCAAGATGGTATCGCGCCGGATGCTGGTCGGCGTAAAGCATTCCTGTTGTGCGAAGAGATTATCCTGCTGTCTGGCCGCACCGCTGAAACGTGGTAATACGTGGCGAAGCGGTGAGCTCGAGATCCACGGAGTACGTAATTCCAACCGTATGCCTTGAGTGAAGTATTGATCGGTTGCCGTGAAAAAATCATTGTCATACCGAAAGCGGAACCAGCGTTCTTCGGGAGTTCCACCGAATAGGTATGATGCACTAACACAATTAAAAATGATCACAACTAGTGTGAGCACGAAACGGGTCCCCATGCCACATTTACGTGCAACGATACTGATCGGATCGCTGAATTACGGTCGTTAACCACTTCCTTTGTACATTCAAAGCTTTATACGATCTCATCACATGGCGACCGAAACATTTAAATATCCCGAAACGACAAATTACATCGCTGGTAAACCAGTGAACGGCACTCCCAAGAAAATGGATGTTCGCTCGCCGTTGGATGGGAGCATAATCAGTACCGTTGCACTTTCAACCGCAAAGGATCTTGATGTCGCTGTGAAAGCCGCGGAAGCCGCATTCCCAGCGTGGAGCGGCACTCCGATCAAAGAGCGATCGCAGATCTTTTTCAGGTACCGCGAATTACTATCCAAGAATCGTGAAGAATTGGCCCTGCTCGTGCATACAGAGAACGGCAAGACTATGGATGAGTCCTATGCCGAGGTGGACAAGAGCATGGAACTTACGGAATTTGCTTGTAGCCTGCCGCAGTTGGTACAAGGTGAATTGCTCGAAGTGAGTAAAGGCGTAGAGTGCCGTATCGAGCGCAAACCATTGGGAGTGGTAGCCAGCATTGCACCTTTCAACTTTCCGAACATGGTGCCGCATTGGACCATCCCGAACGCATTGATGTTGGGCAATACCATGATCCTGAAGCCAAGTGAAGTGGTGCCGATCAGTGCCATTCGCATTGCTGAATTGCTGAAGGAAGCCGGATTGCCTGATGGTGTGTTCAATGTGGTGAACGGTGATCGCGAGATCGTTGAAGCGATATGTGATCATCCCGGAATTAAGGCGGTGAGTTTTGTCGGTAGTACCAAGGTTGCAAAACTGGTGTACATCCGTGCATGCGCATCCTTGAAGCGTGCGTTGTGCCTGGGCGGAGCGAAGAACCACCTGCTCGTTCTACCCGATGCACATCTGGAAATGACAGCCAGTAACGTTGTAGCGAGCATGAGCGGATGTGCTGGACAGCGTTGTATGGCCGCAGCGCAAATGGTGGGGATCGGCGCTGTGGACCACATTATTCAACAGATGCTTATCGAAGCCAAGAAGTTGATCCCCGGAAAGAATTTGGGACCTGTGATCAGCAAAGCATCCTACGAATGGATCCTCGGTTTCATAGATGAAGCGGAAAAGGCAGGTGCAAAAGTGATCCTCGATGGTCGCAACCCAAAAGTGGATGGTGGTGCAAAAGACGGATACTATCTGGGGCCCACGATCATCGATCACGTTACTGCGGACATGCGCATTTCAAAAGAAGAAGTGTTCGGTCCCGTCATCAGCATTATACGAGCAAAGGACCTCGATGCCGCGATCGCGATCGAGAACGCAAACCCGTATGGTAATGCCGCTGCCGTCTTCACACAAAGTGGTGGACAGGCGCGTCAAGTCATGGAACGCGCCAGTGCCGGTATGATCGGTGTAAACATCGGTGTACCCGTGCCACGCGAACCCTTTAGTTTCGGCGGTTGGAATGATAGCAAGTTCGGTACTTGCGACATCACGGGAAAAAGCTCCATTGAATTCTGGACACAACTGAAAAAGACCACCACCAAGTGGAATCCTGAGGGGAAGACGAATTGGATGAGCTGATAAATAGAACGCTGATGACGCTGAAAGATCTGATGATCACAGATAGATGCTCCCTTTCAGATGCGCGTTGATCCATTCTTTCCCCGTCATCTGCGTTCCATTATCTATGTAATTGCACACTATGAGCACGACCACCAAGACCAACCCCGCCGAGATCCACAAGGACAATCTCGAGCATTCGGTCTATAGCTGAACAAGTGATCTGGCCCTTCCTCGGTTTAAAGACAACAGTCGGAAGCCTGAGCGCGGGGAAGTGGGGCGGCAACCCTGATCCCTGCTAGTTCAAACCGCATACATTTACCATCATGGAAGGTGTATCGCCCGTAATAGCGCCGCTTAGCCCCGAAGAGGTGCAGACCGTTGAGGAGTTCCGTAAGCGGCGGAATACGGCGGTGCTCGCCGTGATGTTCACGGATATTGTGGGCAGCACCAATGCAACGGAACGCTTGGGTGAAAAGGTATACACGGGCTTGCGGCATTTGCATGACGAGTTGGTTCGAAAGATCATTACTCGTGATGGAGCGGGTACTATCGTTAAAGAGATCGGTGACTCTTTTCTATGCGTTTTCGCCGAGCCTTCTGCCGCTGTGGAACGTGCGGTGGAAGTTCAGCGGGCCATCCATATGAACCGCGAAAACCTTTCCGCAGGGGAATACACGCTCACAGTGCGGATCGGCATCCACATGGGACAGGTGGCTGTTGAGGATTCCTTGCGACAGGATGTTTTCGGTAGGCAAGTAAATATGGCGGCGCGTATCGAATCATTGGCCAGCGGTGGGCAAGTGCTTACGTCCCGGTCCGTATGGGAGAATGCCGTCGGTTGGGCCGCTAACGATCCATCGGCTGACATCGGCCATATCCGCTATGGAAAAGCCAAACTAAAAGGCTTCGATGAGCCGGTGGAGCTCTTCGGCTTCCATTCGAAAAAGGCCGTTGTCCCGCCAGCGCCAGCGCCGATCAAGTCGCAAAAAAGACGATCCTTGTTTGCTGCGGTTTCAATAGGGATCCTCGTGGGCGCTATGGTCTACGGCCTATTCAAGTTGTACAACGGCCGAGTGGCTCCCAAAGATGTGGCATTCACCGACGGCAAACCGTATTACATCCAATTCGATTTTTCCGCCTTGCAGCCGGACAGCACTGCCGCTTGGGTGGACACGGCGGCCATTAAGAGCGCGTTCGTATCACAGGCCATTTTCGTGTTTGCACCCATGGCTGTTTGGGGCGAGGATGAGCTTAGGGCGCATTGCGCGAATGCGGGAATTACATATAAGCGCCATCAGAATGAAAGTTCATTGGATTCACCTTTCTTTCGAGATACTTTGGGGCTCGCTGGTGCCTTTTTCATCACAGCCTTGCCAATGGTCAAAGGTTCGGTCGATGATACGCTTCGGACGAAGGTGCGGAGCGATCTCTATCCGGAATCGACAACGTCAAACGCTGCAGTCGTCATGTGCTTTATGACTGCGAAGGGGTTGGAGAAAGAGGCTCGGAACACTTTGCAGTATATAATGGATGTGAGTAAGCGGAAGAGCCTTGGAACGGTGATCATGGTGGACGACAATACCTTCACCTTCAGGTTGGCGCCTGGTGCGGTCGTGTCCAAAGGAGCTAGGGTTTTCTTGAGACGGTATTACGTTGGCTACGAAGGCCTAAAAGTGCGACTGGCCGATACACATATGTATTTAGAAAACTACCGGAATGTTCTGCGGGATCCTGCGAAATGGGATGATTTGGTAGAGCCTGATGAATTACCTGAGGGCATGACGGTTCAGGATGCGCTGATGGCGGTCATCGGAAGTTTGGAAGGCGATTCGGTCGAGATCCAGAAGCAGCTGAATGATGATCCGAATTTCAGCGGTACGTATTATCCTAGTGTCGCTGTGGGCGGCTTCGTCACCGCGATAGCCGATTCCGTGGCGCAGACCACGTGGGAAGGGGACTACCCTGACCGGCCACGACCGGGCGATGATGTTCAGCTTGAATGATAAAGTGCAACTCGGCTACATTTCAGGGCTTGGGATTCGACAGACCTATGACCTGTCCTGATCCAATATGCCACTCCAATTATACGTGACTTTCAACAAAAGAACGCAGGCGAATAGCCTAGAAGAGCTTCAGATAAACCGAAGATAAATTGTTGAACTTTGTACGTTTGAATGGAATCCGGATCGCTCCGGACCATCAACTAGCGAAATAGAAAGACCATGGCCCTGCGCCAACCAACATGAGTATGCAAACCAAAACCAACCCCTCCGAGATCCTAAAGGACAACCTCGAACACAGCATTTTCAGTTGGAGCAAGCAAAGCGGCTTGATTCCACTGAACATCGAACGTGCAAAAGGGCTTTACCTCTACACACGAGAGGGAAAGAAGATCCTCGATTTCAGTTCGCAATTGATGAACGTGAATATTGGGCATGGACATCCGAAAGTGGCGGAAGCCGTGGCGAAACAGATGGCTGAGCTGAGTTACGTGCATCCCGGTATGATCACCGAGGCTCGTGGAAAGTTGAGTAAGAAATTGAGCGAGATCACTCCTGGTACTTTGAACCGTACGTTCTTTACGAACGGCGGTACCGAAGCAGTGGAACATGCAATGAAGTTGGCCCGTTTGCATACCGGTCGTCACAAGATCATTACACTTTACCAGAGCTACCACGGTGCTACATATGGTGCATTAACGGCAGGTGGCGATCCACGCGGATTGCCTCATGATAGCCAAGGTGTACCCAACATCATCCATGTTGAGAATCCGTACTTCTATCGCTGTCCTTGGAATAGCAAGACGCCTGAAGAGTGCACCGAGAACGCACTAGCACATTTGGAACGCGTGATGAAATTCGAAGGCCCGCAATACATCGCGGCCATCATGATGGAAGGGGAGAGCGGTTCCAGTGGCTGCATTAAATACCCACCGGGTTATTGGAAAGGCGTTAGCGCAATTGCCGAGAAGTACGGTATTCTGACAATTTGCGATGAGGTGATGAGCGGCTTTGGTCGCACCGGAAAGTGGTTCGGTATTGATCATCATGGTGTGGTGCCGGATATCATGTGCATGGCGAAAGGACTCACTGCCGGTTACATCCCACTCGGAGGTATCATCGTGAAAGAAGAGATCATCAAGCACTTCGATGATAAGCCATTACCCATCGGACTGACATACAGCGCGCATGCCGTGGCTTGTGCTGCGGGCAATGCTGTTCTTGATATTTACGAAGAAGAGAACCTGGTTGAGAATGCTGCCAACATGGGCCGCTATGTGGATGAAAGTGTGGCCAAACTCGCCCAGAAACACCCGAGCATCGGAGATTTCCGCAATACAGGGTTGCTCGGTTGCATTGAACTGGTAAAGAACCGCGATACCAAAGAACCCATGGCACCTTGGAACGCAACACCTGATCAAATGGGCGTCATGAACAAAGTGGCTGCCAAGCTGACCGAGCTCGGCATGTTCACTTTCGTGCGCTGGAACTGGATCTTCGTTGCACCGCCACTTACGATCGGCAAAGAAGGGATTGATGAAGGGATGGAGATCATCAGCAAGGCCTTGAGTATTGCGGATGAGGGGTGCAACTAAATCACGGATCGTGTGCGGGGTATCTTAACTGATCCGTTAAGGGCGTTATCGCTTCCATGCCGAAGTCCACTACCTATATTCTGCTCTTTAGAGGTGTTGGCGGAGAAACACAACTACCTGTTGACCCATTGCGAAAGGCGCTTACGGAATTGGGCTTCACTGGAGTGACCACGTACATCAACAGCGGCAACGCATTGGTGCGGAGCACGTTTACTCGGGATAAGACTCTTGCCAAAGTAGTGGAACTGTGCAAGGAGCAGTTCGGTTTCGATAAACCCATTTTCGCGTCAACGGCTGCGGAATGGGCTGAGGTGATCGCCAACAACCCGTTCCCGAACGCCTTAGCGACACCCAAGTTCTTGCACGCGGCATTGTTGGCTTCTGCAGCCGATGCGGCCCGTATAAAAGCCATTCAAGCTATAGCTGTGGATGGCGAGCAACTGAAGGTGGTGAAGTGCGTGGCCTACATCCACACTCCGAATGGCTTCGGCACTTCCAAAATGGCCGCCAAATTCGATAAGGGTATTGGAGTAGTGAACACTGCCCGCAATTGGAACACTGTGCTGAAGTTACACGAGTTGGCCTTGGCGTTGGAAGAGATGTGACGTAGAGGGCTCCGTGAGTTGATCTGTGAGCTGGTTCGCAATTGGTGTTTGAAGCCTTTGCGGAGTAACTCACTCCTTATACCAATCCACCAGACGTACTTCGATCTTTGGATCACCCGTGTTCACCAGTTCTTTGAACCGTTCCACATCACTTAACCCTTCCGGACCGCGGTAGTGGCATGGATACACCACTTTCGGCTGAAAAGCAAGCACACCGCTAGCCGCTTGGTCTACTGTCATGGTGTATGGTAGGTTCATGCAAACAAAGGCGATGTCGATGTTCTTCAGTGCGCGCATTTCCGGGATGTCCTCTGTATCACCGGAGATGTAAATGCGCTCTCCCCCCATAGTGAGCACATAGCCGTTGCCGCGTCCTTTTGGGTGGCGTGGGTCGTTAGGGTCGGGCATATTATACATTGGTATGGCCTCAATACCAATGCTGTTCTTTTCGATAGATGCGCCATTGGCAAGTACGGAAGTGATCTTTTGCAACGCTTCGGGGAGTAGGTCCATTACAGCTTGCGGCGCAATGATTTGCGCTTTGCTCAGATCAAATTCTTGCAAGGTCTTTGCATCAAAGTGGTCTCCGTGGATGTCCGTGATCAGGATCAGATCCGGTGCGGCATACTGCTTGAAACGATAAGCGCCATCGTGCGGGTCCACATAGACCGTTACGCCGTTCCATTCCAACACCAAGGCGCTATGGTGAACAGGTGCGATCTTGACGGCAGTTGCTTCGCTGTGGATCATATTCTGAGCGCTTGTCGTATTCATGGCAAAGGCGCAAGCGAGCGTAGCGCCAATGATTAGTAAATGGGAAGGTAGGGACGCTAACATGGCCCGAAGTTACGGTAAGGCCTTTTCGATATGATCGATCAAGTTGTCGTCAAGAGGAGTAAGCTTTGTATGCACTCCGATCCCAGATCGAACAACATTCCGTTCCTTGGCCCCATTAACGCAATGGTAGATCAACCGTTCACGCACAGCATCAAAAACTCCCCACTCTACAGCGAAGACCTGGCGCCGATCCCAGTAGAAAAACGCACGTGGAGCAAATGGAACCTCGCGGCATTATGGGTGGGAATGGCCGTATGCATTCCTACGTACCTATTGGCGAGTTACATGATGCGCGCTGGCCTTAGCTGGCAAGCCGCACTTACTATTATCGGCTTGGCTAATTTGGTGATCACCATACCTATGGTCCTCAATGGCCATGCGGGCGTGAAGTATGGTATTCCTTTTCCTGTGCAAGGTCGTGCAGCTTTCGGAACGGTCGGCATTCACATTCCAAGTATCGTAAGAGCGATCGTTGCATGTGGATGGTTCGGCGTGCAAACATGGATCGGAGGTTTGGCGATCTATTCCATATGGAATGCTGCAACTGGTGATGTTGGTGATCTTGGATTGAGCGCTGGAAAATTCATTGCGTTCGGGATCTTCTGGTTGATCCAGATCTGGTTCATTTGGCGCGGTACCGAAAGCATAAAATGGCTGGAGACATGGGCTGCACCGATCCTGATCATCATCGGGATGCTATTGATCGGCTGGGGTGCAACGAATGCGGGCGGATTAAGTGTAGCACTGGAACAAGGCAAACAATTGCAACATGCAACTGCCGTGTTGGTGCCTTACGCGGATGCCACTACCGGTCACGAATTGCGATTAACGCCGTTGGTCGGTTCGGATGGAGTACCAAAAGCCACGGAGTATCGAATTGTTCCTAGAACTAAAATGGATGGCGGATCGGATGCTTGGCTACCGATCACTAGTTCGACGACAAGTCATGCAATGGGAGTTGAACCATCAGTGAATGTTCAGTTCCGGAACGCTGAAGGGCAAGAGTCAACCATACTAAAAGTTGGTGCTAGCCCCGGTGTGCCGGAAAGTGCAGGTTTTATGAGCTACTTATTGTGGTTCACAGCAATGGTCGGTTTTTGGGCAACCATGGCGATCAGTATCTCGGACATTACACGTTATGCAAGTAGCCAGAAGGATCAATTGGCCGGGCAGTTCATCGGCTTGCCGGGTACCATGATCTTTTATTCGTTCGTCGGGATCTTCGTCACAAGCGCGGCGGTCATCGCCTTCCGGGATGTACTTATTGCAGAGGATGCACCGTGGGATCCCGTTTCGTTGGTCAGCAAATTCTCCAGTCCAGGCGTTGTCATTTTTGCACAATTGGCGATGTTGATCGCAACACTCAGTACCAATATTGCAGCCAACGTCATAGCACCCGCGAACGCATTCAGCAACTTGTTCCCACAGAAGATCAGTTTCAGGGTTGGTGGTGTGATCGCTGGGTTGATCGGTATCTTGATCTGCCCATGGTGGTTGCTCGATGAGATCAGCGGACTTCTGATCTTCGTGAGCGGATTGCTTGGTCCGGTGTTGGGCATTCTGTTGTGCGACTATTTCATCATCCGCAAGAAAGAATTGTCAGTGCCAGATCTTTTCGCGGTGGACGGCAAGTACCGTTTCACTTCTGGCTTTAACATAGTAGCGATCGTCGCGCTTGTTGTCGGTGTGTTCGCCGCACTTATCGGTTTCTGGGTCGAAGCGCTGGCTTTGCTTTATCAACTTTCTTG
The nucleotide sequence above comes from Flavobacteriales bacterium. Encoded proteins:
- a CDS encoding NCS1 family nucleobase:cation symporter-1, which produces MVDQPFTHSIKNSPLYSEDLAPIPVEKRTWSKWNLAALWVGMAVCIPTYLLASYMMRAGLSWQAALTIIGLANLVITIPMVLNGHAGVKYGIPFPVQGRAAFGTVGIHIPSIVRAIVACGWFGVQTWIGGLAIYSIWNAATGDVGDLGLSAGKFIAFGIFWLIQIWFIWRGTESIKWLETWAAPILIIIGMLLIGWGATNAGGLSVALEQGKQLQHATAVLVPYADATTGHELRLTPLVGSDGVPKATEYRIVPRTKMDGGSDAWLPITSSTTSHAMGVEPSVNVQFRNAEGQESTILKVGASPGVPESAGFMSYLLWFTAMVGFWATMAISISDITRYASSQKDQLAGQFIGLPGTMIFYSFVGIFVTSAAVIAFRDVLIAEDAPWDPVSLVSKFSSPGVVIFAQLAMLIATLSTNIAANVIAPANAFSNLFPQKISFRVGGVIAGLIGILICPWWLLDEISGLLIFVSGLLGPVLGILLCDYFIIRKKELSVPDLFAVDGKYRFTSGFNIVAIVALVVGVFAALIGFWVEALALLYQLSWFTGFVVAFVVYWLGMRPRPQVI
- a CDS encoding MBL fold metallo-hydrolase, translating into MLASLPSHLLIIGATLACAFAMNTTSAQNMIHSEATAVKIAPVHHSALVLEWNGVTVYVDPHDGAYRFKQYAAPDLILITDIHGDHFDAKTLQEFDLSKAQIIAPQAVMDLLPEALQKITSVLANGASIEKNSIGIEAIPMYNMPDPNDPRHPKGRGNGYVLTMGGERIYISGDTEDIPEMRALKNIDIAFVCMNLPYTMTVDQAASGVLAFQPKVVYPCHYRGPEGLSDVERFKELVNTGDPKIEVRLVDWYKE